gtcttgtattttatatttatcagttataaatttttatctcatatttttttatatttatcaatgataaatatatacatgtatTTTTATTGTATCAATGACATATACTTATCGTGtggtattttatattatatttatcattaacaAATATGTCCTTCATATATTTGTAtgtatcaatgaaaaatatttgcatcattattttatattgatgtaTGAAAAAATTGTAGAAATTGTATTGTAAATGTTTGATGTATGAAAAATTATATCAAGTGTATTGTAATTGTTTGATGTACGAAAAGTTTTAGCAAGTGTATTGTAAttgttctcattttttttaatatatttactccacgtgtttttttaatatttttttatgacaaatatgtgtctcttatatttttatatttttatattttatcagttataaatatttgtctcgtatttttatatttatcatttacaaatatttgtttcgtgttgttttcatacatcaatgacaattattttttctgtgattttttaatatctttaagTGATAAATAAGTGCCccctattttttaattattaatgacaaatatttttttcgtatttttttttatatttataagtgataaatatttatattataatttttttatatttatcaacgATAAATATGTATCTCgtgtttttttttgtatgtatcaatcgtatatatttttttggtttttttttatacatttacCAGTAATAAATATCTATCCTATTtttcaacaaacaaaaaattacgaGTGACAAATATGTgagtcatttttttattttatttttgagaaggATAACATACTTTTAGTAAAACAATGGAAATGTAAATTACTTTTTGTGTATggaaaattatctttatttaacattaaaaaCTTAATCTCATATTGGTTAAAAAGCATCCGATTGAACAAGGAACGGATTAGGCATCTAATACATTGCACGATTCATATTAGATTGGATTTAATAGAAGAGGTTAGATTCCGAGGGaagtataaaagaaaataaaaaatatctaaatactgTTTTGGTAGATTctccataaaaaaatataaatctattCAAATCAGAGCATTAAATAAGTACCAAATTTAGTTCAACATATTGCATAATTCTTCTCTTCAAATAGGTACTGTCTATTTgataagaattttaaaaaataatcagaGAGAAAGCGAGAGTCATGACGTACAGTAGTAGCTTGCCAATTAATGATGGTAAATACGATGATGATGGTCGCCTAAAACGTACAGGTTAGAATACTCAAAATTATGCATCtaatatattgatatttgtttttcaaatattgttagtttgtttttaatttaacattaataattttgtatgaaaatGAAGGAACATGGATAACAGGAAGTGCACACATAGTGACAGCTGTAATAGGATCTGGAGTGTTATCTTTGGCATGGGCTATTGCACAATTAGGATGGATTGCTGGCTCAATTGTTCTCATTCTTTTCTCTGTCATCACTCTCCTCACTTCTTTTCTTCTAGCTGATTGTTATAGGTATCCTGATCCTGTTCATGGAACCAGAAACCATACCTATATGGCTATGGTCAAAAATATTCTAGGTAATAAAACACACCACATTTATCTTATTTGAATGTGGTATTGTTTGTAACCTTTCTATCTCTTTTTTTTACAGGAGGAACTCAGTACATGTTTTGTGGATTGGCTCAGTACACAAATCTTATAGGCATTACCATTGGTTATACTATCACGACATCCATCAGCATGGTGTAAGAACCTAATAAATATTTCACATAATTGTTTAAATtgacttatttaaatttatcttaataaataattgtaagATTGTTTTAGTGAGGTTAAGAAAAAGTTTATAACATGttgttaatatattttcattttattttcataaattttttggtATACTATATAAAAATCCAATttataggtcatataaaattGGTTTCAATTGATTATCTTTTGTTAGATAAATAGAAAATTGttgcatttatttaataaatgctTATGTTGTAAGcacataaataatttagttattcAACAAAAATCTTGAGTGAATTTATGAGAAATTAGATTCGACTAGTGATATCTTACATTTACAATTTTAGAACATCAACAATCGTCCAATTAAAACAtctcaaaaaatacaaattataattgatttttatttttattaattaaaataccaAAATTACATCTAGAATGTCCAATCAAACAACCACGGTATTTAACTATGTGAATGTAAAAAtagaaattcaaatttataaagttatattatatgagaatataaatgaaatattttcatataataaTACTCAAGCAAAAATGTACCtactaacaataataata
Above is a window of Cicer arietinum cultivar CDC Frontier isolate Library 1 unplaced genomic scaffold, Cicar.CDCFrontier_v2.0 Ca_scaffold_6146_v2.0, whole genome shotgun sequence DNA encoding:
- the LOC101505993 gene encoding amino acid permease 6-like, which gives rise to MTYSSSLPINDGKYDDDGRLKRTGTWITGSAHIVTAVIGSGVLSLAWAIAQLGWIAGSIVLILFSVITLLTSFLLADCYRYPDPVHGTRNHTYMAMVKNILGGTQYMFCGLAQYTNLIGITIGYTITTSISMVAIKKSNCFHKYGHEANCKTSNYPFMALFGVSEILLSQIPDFHELSWLSFVAAVMSFGYASIGIGLSIAKIA